From Agrobacterium tumefaciens, a single genomic window includes:
- a CDS encoding biotin-dependent carboxyltransferase family protein, whose protein sequence is MNVLDVHQVGPMATVQDLGRKGLHHAGVSGCGPMDTPSFRIANALVGNHGNAAALEFAGVGGMFSVSQPALFSVTGGDVSIHLDGTALHPWESYRMEPGQQLHIGALRDCVWGYLAFAGGIDLPSVLGSLSTHLRSGVGGLDGRRLQAGDRLSLHEAHSKNEMALSGMWRRSVRPIRVVPGPQDDYFSAETRKAFTQADFIVSAARDRMAQMLDGQEIHAERGHDIVSDGTSAGSIQVPSSGRPIVLMAERQTTGGYPKIGTVASVDLPRLAQVTSGRSVRFNYVSQDEAEALLISERAALRNVLGNLVTKPNRQNVRGDMS, encoded by the coding sequence ATGAATGTGCTTGATGTTCATCAGGTCGGGCCGATGGCGACCGTTCAGGATCTTGGGCGGAAAGGGCTGCATCATGCTGGCGTTTCCGGCTGCGGCCCAATGGATACGCCTTCTTTCCGGATTGCCAATGCACTCGTCGGCAATCATGGCAATGCGGCCGCTCTGGAGTTCGCCGGCGTTGGCGGCATGTTTTCCGTCTCGCAACCTGCACTGTTCTCGGTAACGGGCGGCGATGTCAGCATTCATCTCGATGGGACGGCCCTGCACCCGTGGGAAAGCTACAGGATGGAGCCGGGGCAGCAATTGCATATCGGTGCTTTGCGCGACTGCGTGTGGGGGTATCTGGCGTTCGCGGGTGGCATAGACTTGCCATCCGTGCTTGGCTCGCTCTCCACACACTTGCGCAGCGGTGTTGGTGGCTTGGACGGCCGCCGGCTGCAGGCAGGAGATCGCCTGTCTCTTCACGAAGCCCATTCGAAAAACGAAATGGCGTTGAGTGGTATGTGGAGACGATCAGTGCGCCCGATCAGGGTCGTCCCGGGTCCACAGGACGACTATTTCTCAGCAGAGACACGCAAGGCCTTCACACAGGCGGACTTCATTGTTTCTGCTGCGCGAGACCGGATGGCACAAATGCTGGATGGACAGGAAATTCATGCCGAGCGTGGCCATGACATCGTTTCCGACGGGACGTCTGCCGGTTCCATTCAGGTTCCGTCATCCGGCCGGCCGATCGTGTTGATGGCGGAGCGGCAGACCACAGGTGGTTATCCGAAGATAGGCACGGTTGCATCCGTCGATCTCCCAAGGCTTGCGCAGGTTACAAGCGGCCGCAGCGTGCGGTTCAACTACGTGTCGCAAGATGAGGCGGAGGCGTTGCTGATTTCCGAGCGTGCTGCGTTGCGCAACGTGTTGGGGAATCTGGTAACAAAGCCGAACCGGCAAAATGTTCGAGGAGACATGTCATGA
- the pxpB gene encoding 5-oxoprolinase subunit PxpB: MTGKEIRIREADKFPRILACGDSAISVELSDEIDESVSARVIALADDLAENPIDGIDELVPTYRSLMVMYDPEIVRGRMLSGALLQRLSSLIADARPSRQFEIPVVYGGTVGLDLEELAGMKGLSPDALIQMHSSAEYRVYMIGFAPGFAYLGGLPEALHTPRLATPRQRIEAGAVGIGGKQASVNSVAGPSGWRFIGRTPLKLFDPQRLHPFLLKAGDRVRFRPVSESEGADLDRAIAAGENIMGLQP; encoded by the coding sequence ATGACCGGTAAGGAAATACGGATTCGAGAGGCTGACAAGTTTCCGCGCATTCTTGCTTGCGGTGATAGCGCCATATCTGTTGAATTGTCCGACGAGATCGATGAAAGCGTAAGCGCGCGCGTTATTGCTCTTGCTGATGATCTTGCCGAAAATCCCATCGACGGAATTGACGAGCTTGTTCCGACCTACCGATCACTGATGGTAATGTATGATCCTGAAATCGTTCGGGGCCGGATGCTTTCTGGAGCATTGCTGCAGCGTCTGTCCTCGCTGATTGCGGATGCGCGTCCGTCCCGTCAATTCGAAATTCCCGTCGTCTATGGCGGAACCGTCGGTCTTGATCTCGAAGAGTTGGCGGGAATGAAGGGCCTGTCGCCCGATGCCCTTATCCAGATGCACAGCTCTGCCGAGTACCGCGTCTACATGATTGGTTTTGCTCCAGGATTTGCTTATCTCGGCGGCTTGCCGGAGGCCCTGCACACACCGCGCCTTGCGACGCCGCGTCAACGCATCGAGGCGGGTGCCGTTGGTATCGGCGGCAAGCAGGCGAGCGTCAACTCGGTTGCCGGGCCAAGTGGCTGGCGTTTCATCGGCCGTACCCCGCTCAAGCTTTTTGACCCGCAACGGCTTCATCCCTTCCTGTTGAAAGCGGGTGACCGTGTTCGATTTCGTCCTGTCAGCGAGAGCGAGGGGGCTGACCTCGATCGCGCTATCGCCGCAGGTGAAAACATCATGGGTTTGCAGCCATGA
- a CDS encoding LamB/YcsF family protein: MATIDLNCDMGESFGAWTMGEDAIMMELITSANIACGFHAGDPVVMRDSILAAKARGVSIGAHPSFMDLYGFGRRRIYGERPADVEAQLIYQIAAMQGMATSLSWPMTHVKTHGALGNIAAIEPELAKVCVSAIKAVDPSLTFITLPYSETMKAAEKAGLRVACEVYADRTYDDNGMLTSRQTEGAVIHDPAQSVEQVLSMVCDGIIPTTGGKKLPVEAATICVHGDTRGAAETARALRTTLTRHGLEFAPFAKPNI; this comes from the coding sequence ATGGCAACAATCGATCTGAACTGCGACATGGGCGAAAGCTTCGGCGCCTGGACGATGGGCGAGGATGCAATCATGATGGAGCTGATCACCAGCGCCAACATTGCCTGCGGCTTCCATGCCGGAGATCCGGTCGTGATGCGCGACAGCATCCTGGCAGCCAAGGCACGCGGCGTTTCCATCGGCGCCCACCCGTCATTCATGGATCTTTACGGTTTCGGTCGACGCCGCATCTACGGCGAACGCCCCGCCGATGTGGAAGCGCAACTGATTTATCAGATCGCTGCAATGCAGGGCATGGCAACATCGCTTTCCTGGCCCATGACGCACGTCAAAACCCATGGTGCGCTGGGCAACATCGCCGCCATTGAACCCGAACTTGCCAAGGTCTGCGTGAGCGCCATCAAGGCTGTCGATCCGTCGCTAACCTTTATCACCCTACCTTACTCCGAAACCATGAAAGCAGCCGAGAAAGCCGGTCTGCGTGTCGCCTGCGAAGTCTACGCCGATCGTACCTATGACGATAATGGCATGCTGACCTCGCGACAGACCGAAGGCGCAGTCATTCACGATCCGGCGCAAAGCGTCGAGCAGGTCTTGTCGATGGTCTGCGACGGGATTATTCCAACGACGGGCGGCAAGAAACTGCCGGTGGAGGCTGCAACGATCTGCGTTCATGGCGACACCCGCGGCGCGGCGGAAACTGCGCGCGCACTCCGCACGACATTAACACGGCACGGGCTGGAATTTGCCCCCTTCGCCAAACCAAACATCTGA
- a CDS encoding D-amino-acid transaminase, with product MTRTVYLNGEWLPEAEAKVSIFDRGFLFADAIYEVTAVIGGKLIDYAGHSARLQRSLSELGLTNPLSADDLLTVHREIVRLNNIDEGLIYLQISRGVADRDFAFPVDAKPTITLFTQAKPVLNNPRSATGISIATVPDRRWERRDIKTVQLLYPSMAKMEALSRGADDAWLVEDGYVTEGSAANAHIIKKDGTLVTRELSTALLHGITRASILDLAVQAGIPVEERTFTVEEAKEAAEAFVTSATNFATSVVKIDDTTIADGKPGPIAAKLRDLYIGSRLASAI from the coding sequence TTGACACGTACAGTTTACCTGAATGGAGAATGGCTTCCCGAGGCCGAGGCAAAGGTTTCAATTTTTGACCGCGGCTTCCTTTTCGCCGACGCCATTTATGAGGTCACTGCCGTCATCGGCGGCAAGCTCATCGACTATGCCGGCCACTCCGCACGCCTGCAACGATCCCTCTCCGAACTTGGCCTGACCAACCCGCTTTCGGCAGATGATCTGCTTACGGTTCACAGGGAGATCGTGCGCCTCAACAATATCGATGAAGGCCTCATCTATCTTCAGATTTCGCGCGGCGTCGCTGATCGCGACTTTGCATTTCCGGTCGACGCCAAACCTACAATTACACTGTTTACTCAGGCCAAGCCTGTTCTGAACAATCCGCGCAGTGCGACAGGAATAAGCATCGCCACAGTGCCTGACAGACGATGGGAGCGACGCGACATCAAGACCGTTCAGTTGCTTTACCCGTCAATGGCGAAGATGGAGGCGCTTTCTCGCGGCGCAGACGATGCCTGGCTTGTCGAAGACGGCTACGTAACCGAAGGCAGTGCTGCAAATGCGCATATCATCAAGAAGGACGGCACACTTGTCACCCGGGAGCTCTCCACTGCTCTTCTGCATGGCATCACCCGCGCCAGTATTCTAGACCTCGCCGTACAGGCAGGAATTCCGGTTGAAGAGCGTACCTTTACGGTGGAAGAAGCGAAGGAGGCGGCGGAAGCCTTTGTGACATCGGCAACCAATTTTGCCACCTCCGTCGTCAAAATCGACGACACAACGATTGCGGACGGGAAACCCGGCCCGATCGCTGCCAAATTGCGCGATCTCTACATTGGAAGCAGACTTGCCTCTGCAATCTGA
- a CDS encoding TetR/AcrR family transcriptional regulator: protein MARRQNPSTRPSLLEAAFSVIRTKGYTATTVDDVCAKADLSKGAFFHHFSSKEEMAVAAADHWSEVTGAVFEAAPYHRAADPLDRLLAYIEFRKHLIAGELPDFTCFVGTMAQEVYETSMPIRQACWNSISGHADTLITDIKAAMAEHREIGSFTAESLALHIQAAIQGSFILAKASGDPKQAVESLGHLYRYIELLFGRPRAGQKN, encoded by the coding sequence ATGGCACGCAGGCAAAATCCATCGACGAGACCAAGTCTGCTGGAGGCAGCCTTTTCCGTTATCCGAACCAAAGGCTATACCGCGACAACGGTTGATGACGTCTGCGCAAAAGCCGACTTGTCAAAGGGTGCGTTCTTCCATCATTTCTCCAGCAAGGAAGAAATGGCGGTTGCCGCGGCGGACCACTGGTCAGAAGTCACGGGAGCAGTATTTGAAGCAGCACCCTATCACAGGGCCGCCGACCCACTTGATCGCCTGCTGGCCTATATCGAGTTCCGAAAGCATCTGATCGCAGGAGAACTCCCTGATTTCACCTGCTTTGTCGGCACGATGGCGCAAGAAGTCTACGAAACGAGCATGCCGATCCGGCAAGCCTGCTGGAATAGCATTTCGGGTCATGCCGACACACTCATTACCGACATCAAGGCTGCCATGGCTGAACATCGGGAGATCGGTTCATTTACGGCAGAAAGCCTCGCCCTGCACATCCAGGCCGCCATCCAGGGCTCATTCATTCTCGCCAAGGCAAGTGGCGACCCGAAGCAAGCCGTCGAAAGCCTTGGCCATCTCTACCGGTATATCGAGCTATTGTTTGGCCGGCCGAGGGCCGGCCAAAAAAATTGA
- a CDS encoding SRPBCC family protein, with protein MPSTIRLHRVFSTKPEKLYRAFIEPDAIASWLPPFGFTCTVHELDAKVGGKHRMSFRNFTTGESHSFGGTYLELVPGERLVYTDSFEDQNLPGEMKVTISLKAAPSGTEVNIEQQGVPDIIPADACYLGWQESLRKLAKLVEPDITQ; from the coding sequence ATGCCTAGCACTATCCGTCTACATCGCGTCTTTTCGACCAAACCCGAAAAGCTCTATCGTGCATTTATTGAACCGGACGCCATCGCCAGTTGGCTGCCACCGTTCGGCTTTACGTGCACGGTTCACGAACTGGATGCAAAGGTGGGAGGCAAGCACCGGATGTCATTCAGGAACTTCACCACGGGCGAAAGTCACTCATTCGGCGGCACCTATCTCGAACTCGTGCCAGGTGAACGCCTTGTCTACACCGACAGTTTTGAAGATCAGAACCTGCCAGGCGAGATGAAAGTAACGATCAGCCTGAAGGCCGCTCCGTCGGGGACTGAGGTCAACATCGAGCAACAAGGCGTGCCTGACATCATACCTGCTGATGCATGCTACCTCGGTTGGCAGGAATCGTTGCGAAAACTCGCCAAACTCGTCGAACCGGACATTACGCAGTAA
- a CDS encoding TRAP transporter substrate-binding protein, giving the protein MKNAILAGLALTLASFATSAFAETAWDMSVVWPEGNFHTKNAMKFAETVKTVTGGEVVITVHSGGALGIKGPEGMTAVRDGIVPIADILMSQQVGEAPVLGVETLPYLAPTMPDLALLHKFFRPKIEEVATSMNQKLLYMVPWPGQAVYSPKPIEKIEDVNGLKIRVVDSNGHNFFHALGALPVQMPWGEVVPSLAAGTINGVTTSSSSGVDGAFWEFMKDMSTFNWQASSNIVTVNLDAWNALSPEHQAAIELASKQLEGEFWLVSRAEDETKLATLKEKGITVTSPSPELKAALIERAKPLWDDFLKRVPDAAPYVEAYLKARN; this is encoded by the coding sequence ATGAAAAATGCAATTCTTGCCGGGTTGGCTCTGACGCTTGCCAGCTTTGCAACCTCTGCTTTTGCCGAGACAGCCTGGGACATGTCAGTCGTATGGCCGGAGGGTAATTTTCACACCAAGAATGCGATGAAATTTGCCGAAACGGTCAAGACCGTAACTGGTGGAGAGGTGGTCATCACCGTTCACTCCGGCGGCGCGCTCGGTATCAAGGGGCCTGAAGGCATGACCGCCGTACGCGACGGCATTGTGCCGATAGCAGACATCCTCATGAGCCAGCAGGTGGGCGAGGCACCCGTGCTCGGCGTCGAGACGCTGCCTTACCTGGCGCCGACAATGCCCGACCTTGCCCTGTTGCACAAATTCTTCCGCCCCAAGATCGAGGAAGTCGCCACCTCGATGAACCAGAAGCTTCTCTACATGGTTCCGTGGCCAGGACAGGCTGTTTACTCGCCCAAACCCATCGAAAAGATTGAAGACGTCAACGGGCTGAAAATCCGCGTCGTTGATTCCAACGGCCACAACTTCTTTCATGCGCTGGGAGCCCTCCCCGTCCAGATGCCATGGGGCGAAGTCGTACCATCGCTTGCCGCGGGTACCATTAACGGTGTCACCACCTCATCATCTTCGGGTGTCGATGGCGCCTTCTGGGAGTTCATGAAAGACATGAGCACCTTCAACTGGCAGGCATCGTCCAACATCGTCACCGTCAATCTCGACGCCTGGAATGCATTGTCTCCAGAACATCAGGCAGCCATTGAACTCGCCTCCAAGCAGCTTGAAGGCGAATTCTGGCTTGTGAGCCGTGCCGAAGACGAAACCAAGCTCGCTACACTGAAAGAAAAGGGCATTACCGTCACCTCGCCATCGCCGGAGCTCAAGGCAGCGCTGATCGAACGAGCCAAACCACTATGGGACGACTTCCTCAAGCGCGTGCCGGATGCCGCACCTTACGTTGAAGCCTACCTGAAGGCACGGAACTAA
- a CDS encoding TRAP transporter small permease produces the protein MHRPPNPAFNAIIDPIDRLTEVGNTLAAISLLGIFTLIACEIFLRNGVGYSLPFAWDVAAYLMAASFLLAGASALKSGSHVRVTAIGEMLSSSGARWLDVVACLIGLAICVALSIALTDMAFLSFQRGSTSSSVIRIPLVYPQVALAAGAIILNLQMLAQLLRLLRGETLSTGPGLE, from the coding sequence ATGCACAGACCACCCAATCCTGCATTCAATGCCATCATTGACCCGATCGATCGCCTGACCGAGGTTGGCAACACACTCGCCGCCATCTCGCTGCTTGGTATCTTCACTCTCATCGCCTGCGAGATATTTCTCAGGAACGGTGTTGGCTATTCACTACCCTTCGCCTGGGATGTTGCAGCCTACCTGATGGCGGCCAGCTTCCTTCTTGCTGGTGCAAGCGCTCTGAAATCCGGCTCCCACGTCCGCGTCACAGCAATCGGCGAGATGCTGTCTTCGTCCGGTGCGCGCTGGCTGGACGTCGTTGCCTGCCTCATCGGTCTCGCAATCTGCGTTGCTCTATCCATCGCGCTCACCGACATGGCTTTCCTGTCCTTTCAGCGCGGCTCGACCTCCTCGTCCGTCATTCGTATTCCGCTTGTTTATCCGCAGGTCGCCCTGGCAGCCGGCGCGATCATCCTGAATTTGCAAATGCTGGCCCAATTGTTGCGGCTTCTGCGCGGTGAGACCCTTTCAACCGGCCCAGGACTGGAATGA
- a CDS encoding TRAP transporter large permease subunit — protein MGKITFSLLGLMTLILGTGVWIGLGLVGTGAALAALFRPTLPLFKLLAQQAWNTLVSPEMLALPLFIFMAEILFRTKISEALFSGLAPWLRHVPGRLAHITVLGCTLFASVCGSSAATTATVGRITAKELISRGYNRDLITGSLAGAGTLGFLIPPSTIMIIYGVMAEESILKLFMAGILPGFLMAASYMGYIGIRALMNPALVGEALPPTTFLQKLAALKDLGPLLLLIIGVVGSMYGGIASPTEAAAVGVGGAIIIGALQKTLTFKNLMQAAKQAADSCAMIGLIMVGAMFLSTVIGYLGMPRYIAGTIESWGLSPFMLILVLLIFYIILGTVMEGLGCIVMTLPITLPLVMAAGYSKVWFGIFIVIVVEMAQISPPVGFNLTVIQRLTGDSMARITRATMPFFFIMCAFVLLIALFPEIVSIVPDMMAKN, from the coding sequence ATGGGAAAAATTACCTTCAGCCTGCTCGGCCTGATGACACTCATTCTGGGAACCGGCGTCTGGATCGGACTTGGCCTTGTCGGTACGGGGGCTGCCCTTGCAGCACTTTTTCGCCCAACCCTGCCTTTGTTCAAGCTTCTCGCCCAACAGGCGTGGAACACACTTGTTTCGCCGGAAATGTTGGCATTACCACTGTTCATATTCATGGCGGAAATTCTGTTCCGGACGAAGATCTCCGAAGCGCTATTTTCCGGTCTTGCCCCTTGGCTACGCCATGTACCCGGACGCCTCGCCCATATCACGGTGCTTGGCTGCACACTTTTCGCATCTGTCTGCGGTTCCTCTGCCGCCACGACGGCAACGGTCGGGCGCATCACCGCCAAGGAGTTGATCTCACGCGGTTATAACCGCGATCTTATCACCGGTAGCCTCGCGGGAGCCGGAACCCTTGGTTTTCTCATTCCGCCATCAACGATCATGATCATCTATGGGGTCATGGCCGAGGAATCGATCCTCAAACTCTTTATGGCGGGAATCCTGCCGGGGTTCCTGATGGCCGCGTCCTATATGGGCTATATCGGCATCAGGGCACTCATGAACCCAGCACTTGTCGGTGAAGCTTTACCTCCAACGACGTTTTTACAGAAGCTCGCCGCTCTCAAAGATCTCGGACCATTGCTGCTGCTCATTATCGGTGTCGTCGGCTCCATGTATGGCGGTATCGCCTCGCCAACCGAAGCTGCAGCTGTCGGTGTGGGTGGAGCAATCATCATCGGTGCTCTGCAGAAGACGTTGACGTTCAAGAACCTGATGCAAGCTGCAAAGCAGGCTGCTGACTCCTGCGCCATGATCGGCCTCATCATGGTGGGAGCAATGTTCCTCTCGACCGTTATCGGTTACCTCGGCATGCCACGTTATATTGCGGGTACGATTGAAAGCTGGGGGCTGTCGCCTTTCATGCTCATCCTCGTCCTGCTGATCTTCTACATCATCCTCGGAACGGTCATGGAAGGTCTCGGCTGCATTGTCATGACACTGCCGATCACCCTGCCTCTTGTCATGGCCGCAGGCTACAGCAAAGTCTGGTTCGGTATCTTCATCGTTATCGTCGTAGAAATGGCACAGATTTCTCCGCCTGTCGGGTTCAATCTGACCGTCATACAACGCCTCACTGGAGACAGCATGGCACGCATCACCCGCGCCACCATGCCGTTCTTTTTCATCATGTGCGCATTCGTACTGCTGATCGCGCTTTTCCCGGAGATCGTCTCAATCGTTCCGGACATGATGGCGAAGAACTGA
- a CDS encoding GlxA family transcriptional regulator, with translation MAGASGSALEVGLVLYRGCQIAMVHGITDLFAIASLFSKDRGGPELRVSHWNMEENGSFCRCYDTSPDAAGHPDILVVPGRLTGPAEVEEAAPYARWLLDRHAQGATLAASCGGSFILAATGLLAGRPATTHWLFAERFRERFPDVRVEIDKIVIEDGDIITAGGLMAWTDLGLRIVDRLLGPSVMIETGKFLLIDPSGREQRHYSSFAPRLTHGDESILKVQHWLQARAGRATSVSDMADQAGLEERTFLRRFKSATGMKPIEYVQHLRVGKARELLEFTKRSVDQIAWSVGYEDAAAFRRVFHRILGLSPGEYRSRFSSNSVMAAA, from the coding sequence ATGGCAGGAGCTTCAGGGAGTGCTTTGGAGGTTGGCCTCGTTCTCTACCGGGGCTGCCAGATTGCCATGGTGCACGGCATAACCGACCTTTTTGCAATCGCGTCACTGTTTTCCAAGGATCGTGGCGGACCCGAGTTGCGTGTCAGCCACTGGAACATGGAAGAGAACGGTAGTTTTTGCCGCTGTTACGACACCAGTCCTGACGCGGCCGGACATCCGGACATTCTGGTGGTGCCCGGCAGGCTGACGGGTCCCGCCGAAGTCGAAGAGGCTGCACCTTACGCTCGCTGGTTGCTTGACCGTCACGCACAAGGAGCGACGTTGGCCGCGAGTTGTGGAGGATCGTTCATTCTCGCGGCAACAGGTCTGCTGGCCGGTCGCCCAGCCACAACGCATTGGCTGTTTGCGGAGCGTTTTCGCGAACGTTTTCCGGATGTCCGTGTCGAGATCGACAAGATTGTCATCGAGGATGGTGACATCATCACGGCTGGCGGGTTGATGGCATGGACCGATCTTGGTTTGCGCATCGTGGACCGGCTTCTGGGGCCATCGGTAATGATCGAAACCGGGAAATTTCTGCTGATCGATCCGTCAGGTCGCGAGCAGCGACACTACAGCAGCTTCGCACCACGCCTGACGCATGGCGATGAGTCGATCCTGAAAGTGCAACATTGGCTTCAGGCGCGTGCCGGGCGTGCAACAAGCGTGTCCGACATGGCAGATCAGGCCGGGCTCGAGGAGCGGACCTTCCTGCGGCGTTTCAAGTCTGCAACTGGCATGAAGCCGATCGAATATGTTCAACATCTGCGCGTCGGCAAGGCCCGCGAACTGCTGGAATTCACCAAGCGATCGGTCGATCAGATCGCGTGGTCAGTCGGCTATGAGGACGCGGCCGCATTTCGGCGCGTGTTTCATCGCATTCTCGGTCTTTCGCCTGGAGAATATCGCAGCCGGTTTTCGAGCAACTCTGTCATGGCTGCGGCGTGA
- a CDS encoding alpha/beta hydrolase, with protein MSTITTKDGTHIYYKDWGSKDAQPIIFSHGWPLSADAWDAQMVFFANHGFRTIAHDRRSHGRSDQVWDNNNMDQYADDLAELIEQLDLHDIILVGHSTGGGEVTRYIGRHGTARVAKIGLIGAVPPLMLKTESNPGGLPIDVFDGIRKGTYDNRSQFFKDLTIPFYGYNRDGAVISEGIREEFWRQGMMGGLKGQLDSIRAFSESDFHQDLKAFDKPTLVLHGDDDQIVPIGASAHSTVKIVKHAVLKVYEGADHGLTQTHQDRFNADLLTFIKA; from the coding sequence ATGAGCACGATCACCACCAAAGACGGCACGCATATCTACTACAAAGACTGGGGCTCCAAGGATGCTCAGCCGATCATCTTCTCGCACGGCTGGCCACTCAGCGCCGATGCCTGGGATGCGCAGATGGTGTTCTTCGCCAATCACGGTTTCCGCACCATTGCCCATGATCGTCGCAGCCACGGTCGCTCCGATCAGGTCTGGGATAACAACAACATGGACCAGTATGCTGATGACCTTGCTGAACTGATCGAACAGCTTGACCTGCACGACATTATTCTGGTCGGTCACTCCACTGGCGGTGGCGAAGTGACCCGCTACATCGGACGCCATGGAACAGCGCGCGTCGCCAAGATCGGCCTGATCGGCGCTGTACCGCCGCTGATGCTGAAAACGGAAAGCAATCCCGGCGGTTTGCCGATCGACGTCTTCGACGGCATTCGCAAAGGCACCTACGACAATCGCAGCCAGTTCTTCAAGGATCTGACAATACCCTTCTACGGTTACAACCGTGACGGCGCTGTCATCTCCGAAGGTATTCGCGAAGAATTCTGGCGCCAGGGCATGATGGGCGGCCTCAAGGGCCAACTCGACAGCATTCGGGCCTTTTCCGAGAGCGACTTTCATCAGGATCTGAAGGCTTTCGACAAACCGACGCTGGTCTTGCATGGAGATGACGATCAGATCGTCCCGATCGGGGCGTCTGCACACTCGACGGTCAAGATCGTCAAGCACGCTGTCCTGAAGGTCTACGAAGGCGCCGACCACGGTTTGACGCAGACACATCAGGATCGTTTCAACGCCGATCTCCTCACCTTCATCAAAGCCTGA
- a CDS encoding SDR family oxidoreductase: MTKETFLVTGASDGIGAVYADRLAGRGYNLVLVARRAEKLQSLAAQLEKVHGVSVEVLAADLSTAQGLEKVENRLREDSQITGLVNNAGIAGEGNITELDPSYVTGMIHLNILAVTRLAAAIAPRLSSRGKGTIINITSVTALMPAAFTAVYPATKAFVLAFTEALQAQLAPSGVRVQGVLPGITRTAIWEEVKLSTIPAAMVMDVNDMVDAAMVGLDLGEVMTIPSLPDSADLETYLSARSALRPNLSLAKPAARYSVVTAVK; this comes from the coding sequence ATGACCAAGGAAACATTTCTCGTCACCGGCGCATCGGATGGTATCGGCGCCGTTTATGCCGATCGTCTGGCAGGGCGCGGTTACAATCTGGTGCTTGTCGCGCGCCGCGCTGAAAAACTGCAGTCGCTGGCTGCGCAACTCGAGAAGGTTCACGGTGTCTCGGTGGAGGTTTTGGCCGCTGACCTTTCGACCGCCCAGGGCCTCGAAAAGGTAGAAAACCGCCTGCGCGAAGACAGCCAGATCACTGGCCTCGTCAACAATGCCGGCATTGCAGGGGAAGGCAACATAACCGAACTCGACCCGTCCTATGTCACCGGCATGATCCACCTCAATATCCTCGCCGTCACCCGGCTCGCAGCAGCGATCGCCCCACGCTTGTCTTCCCGTGGTAAAGGCACAATCATCAACATCACCTCCGTCACGGCACTCATGCCGGCCGCATTCACGGCGGTCTATCCAGCGACGAAGGCTTTTGTACTTGCTTTCACAGAGGCACTGCAGGCACAACTCGCTCCCTCCGGTGTCCGCGTCCAGGGCGTTCTGCCAGGAATTACACGCACAGCAATCTGGGAAGAAGTAAAACTCAGCACCATCCCTGCCGCAATGGTCATGGACGTCAATGACATGGTCGATGCTGCCATGGTTGGTCTCGATCTCGGCGAAGTAATGACCATTCCCTCGCTGCCAGACAGCGCCGACCTTGAAACCTATCTCAGTGCGCGTTCGGCTTTGCGACCCAATCTGTCGCTTGCAAAACCGGCCGCCCGCTACAGCGTCGTCACCGCAGTAAAGTAG